The following proteins are co-located in the Microplitis demolitor isolate Queensland-Clemson2020A chromosome 5, iyMicDemo2.1a, whole genome shotgun sequence genome:
- the LOC103570731 gene encoding uncharacterized protein LOC103570731 isoform X1, with amino-acid sequence MTQVILKILLFLYLYGISSSSFRPMRIESIKNLNSSVLPAKEEFIGGQWHQCYRNCDDNVKRTCKYTFILKQYTSMSYACRDCPFNKDDCFLNGCITAGGHIRPVTVANHMLPGPSIQVCEGDTIRVNVINNFPSDSATIHWHGIHQINTPFMDGVPFITQCPILPHNKFTYEFNASPAGTHIWHSHIGFEEADGLYGSLIVRKPNDPLKKYYDYDLAEHVMTIWHWYDMSTVSKLATVLHRYSSVYGYSFLINGLSSKAKFVSQNNSYETPKEIFHVNKGKKYRFRVMFNSPIYCPVQVSVDNHQLLMIASESSVFEPVLVDTFIINAGERYDFVLEANQKPDNYWIRYRGMGDCNKNGIKISEVGILHYNNTEENEPKGSTSYEDGYRSGVLLNPMAILADNYSNNSVIKVTELNNTEDKSKDISRTPDHVFYYKFSFNTYMSHYAPGPYPQINDISFEYPSVPLLTQHDDLSESSICYKENYKNKECLDGLCKCPLVYQVEKDSLVEMIFVDVADDRDQDHPIHLHGHDFHVVAMVSMGANVSFPQVKRMNDQGLIEKKFYRAPIKDNVSVPAKGFTVIRFVASNPGYWFLHCHLVNHMEMGMGFILKVGQHSQMTRSPSSFPKCGNYHHYK; translated from the exons ATGAcgcaagttattttaaaaattttattatttttatatctctaCGGTATATCTTCGAGTTCTTTTAGACCGATGCGTATCgagtcaattaaaaatttaaatagttcaGTTTTGCCGGCTAAAGAAGAATTTATTGGCGGGCAATGGCATCAGTGTTACAGAAATTGTGATGATAACGTTAAACGTACttgtaaatatacatttatacttaaaCAATACACATCAATGAGTTACGCATGTCGTGATTGTCCCTTTAATAAAgatgattgttttttaaacgGTTGCATTACTGCTGGTGGTCATATTCGTCCTGTCACTGTTGCTAATCACATGTTACCTGGACCAAGTATTcaa gttTGTGAAGGAGATACAATAAGagttaatgtaataaataattttccaagTGATTCCGCGACAATACATTGGCACGGTATTCATCAAATAAACACACCATTCATGGATGGTGTACCATTTATTACACAATGCCCAATATTAcctcataataaatttacttatgaATTTAATGCATCACCTGCTGGTACCCACATTTGGCATTCACAtattg gATTCGAAGAAGCAGACGGACTGTATGGAAGTTTAATTGTAAGAAAACCCAATGacccattaaaaaaatactatgacTATGATTTAGCAGAGCACGTTATGACGATATGGCATTGGTATGATATGTCTACTGTCTCTAAATTAGCAACTGTACTTCATAGATACTCAAGTGTATACGgctatagttttttaatcaatggTTTGTCCTCCAAAGCCAAGTTTGTTTCGCAAAACAACTCTTACGAAACGCCTAAAGAAATATTTCACGTAaacaaa ggcaaaaaatatagatttcgAGTAATGTTCAACAGTCCAATTTACTGTCCCGTCCAAGTGTCAGTGGACAATCACCAGTTACTGATGATTGCTTCAGAGAGTAGTGTTTTTGAGCCGGTACTTGTTgatacttttataataaatgccgGCGAACGTTATGACTTTGTACTAGAGGCCAATCAAAAGCCGGATAATTACTGGATTAGATATCGTGGCATGGGAGATTGCAACAAAAATGGAATTAAAATATCCGAAGTTGGTATTCTTCATTACAATAATACAGAGGAAAACGAGCCCAAGGGTTCCACCAGTTATGAAGATGGATATCGTTCCGGtgtg tTATTAAATCCCATGGCTATTTTAgctgataattattcaaataactcGGTAATTAAAGTTACTGAACTTAACAATACTGAAGACAAATCCAAGGATATATCAAGGACTCCAGAtcatgtattttattataaattttcatttaatacttaca tgtcTCATTATGCACCGGGACCGTACCCGCAGATAAATGACATAAGCTTTGAATACCCATCAGTGCCATTGTTAACGCAACATGATGATTTATCAGAATCATCAATATGCTAtaaggaaaattataaaaataaagaatgtCTTGACGGTTTATGCAAATGCCCACTAGTTTATCAAGTAGAAAAAGACAGCCTGGTTGAAATGATCTTTGTGGACGTAGCTGACGACCGGGATCAAGATCATCCGATACATTTGCACGGGCACGACTTCCATGTGGTCGCAATGGTATCAATGGGAGCTAATGTTTCATTCCCACAAGTAAAACGTATGAATGACCAGGgactgattgaaaaaaaattttatcgtgcTCCAATCAAAGACAACGTCAGTGTTCCCGCCAAGGGATTCACTGTCATACGTTTCGTAGCTTCCAATCCCGGATACTGGTTTCTCCATTGTCACCTGGTCAATCACATGGAAATGGGGATGGGTTTTATCCTTAAAGTTGGACAACACTCACAAATGACGAGATCTCCGAGTAGTTTTCCTAAATGTGGAAATTaccatcattataaataa